The following are encoded together in the Thalassolituus oleivorans MIL-1 genome:
- the tusD gene encoding sulfurtransferase complex subunit TusD translates to MATFTLLVTSSPNSTDLHLAATEFANAAVKDGHIIRRVFFYGDGVYAGLASQQPPQGQESALHLWRQLKEDLDTPLQACIANSLRRGVTDCREAKRYNLGEATLADCFELCGLGEMAEALNDSDRVIQF, encoded by the coding sequence ATGGCAACCTTTACACTGCTTGTTACATCAAGTCCAAACTCTACAGACCTACACCTAGCAGCGACTGAATTTGCAAATGCAGCTGTCAAGGATGGTCACATCATACGGCGAGTGTTCTTTTATGGTGACGGTGTTTATGCAGGGCTAGCCTCCCAGCAACCGCCGCAGGGGCAAGAATCTGCATTACACCTCTGGCGGCAATTGAAAGAAGATTTAGACACTCCACTTCAGGCATGCATTGCCAATTCATTGCGTCGAGGAGTTACAGATTGCCGTGAAGCGAAACGATACAACCTCGGTGAAGCGACGCTAGCGGATTGCTTCGAGTTGTGCGGATTGGGCGAGATGGCGGAAGCTCTGAATGATAGCGACCGAGTAATTCAATTTTAA
- a CDS encoding DsrE family protein has protein sequence MKKLLITINTAPTPDTETLEFVLAMLAFDHEVRLTFIGDGIFWLITNQQARKPAGKSPQKLIAALEMYGCEHITYFENQLTARGLATTNINQSATSLSEEAYASWQADADHCMVL, from the coding sequence GTGAAAAAGCTCCTAATTACCATTAATACCGCCCCTACTCCCGATACCGAAACATTGGAGTTTGTATTGGCGATGCTCGCATTCGATCACGAAGTTCGCCTGACGTTTATCGGTGATGGAATCTTTTGGCTGATAACTAATCAGCAAGCCCGAAAACCAGCAGGAAAATCTCCGCAAAAGTTAATAGCTGCACTAGAGATGTACGGCTGTGAGCATATAACCTACTTCGAAAATCAGTTAACAGCGCGCGGATTGGCAACAACCAACATCAACCAATCGGCCACATCTCTCTCAGAAGAAGCGTACGCCAGTTGGCAAGCGGACGCAGACCACTGCATGGTGCTTTAA
- a CDS encoding DsrH/TusB family sulfur relay protein, whose protein sequence is MILHQILSGKTQTLTDLSTVINPHDGLMLIGDGCYQISNRKLTAMTSNIFARTQDVDCRGLANLAQEIDLKLINDAEWVGLTLRFNKVVSWK, encoded by the coding sequence ATGATTCTCCATCAAATCCTATCCGGCAAAACACAAACATTAACAGACCTAAGCACTGTCATTAACCCGCATGACGGCCTAATGCTGATCGGTGACGGCTGCTATCAAATTAGCAATCGGAAACTCACTGCGATGACGTCGAATATTTTTGCTCGAACACAAGATGTGGACTGCAGGGGTTTAGCGAATCTAGCGCAAGAAATTGACCTAAAACTCATTAACGACGCAGAATGGGTTGGCCTAACATTGCGATTCAACAAGGTTGTTAGCTGGAAATGA